From the Chanodichthys erythropterus isolate Z2021 chromosome 9, ASM2448905v1, whole genome shotgun sequence genome, the window ACAACTACAGtgattgagggcggggcaaagagACGCTGTTCAGCCAATCAAGACCATAGACTGGCTTTATGCAAATTAGTTACAAACCTACAGGTTcagcaggaagtgagactgaattactgacgactcgttTCTGCATTTCAGAATCACTCCACTTATCTgcactttgcagaccttttacattcacaaaaagCTATATATTACACATGAaagataatatttttaaaaaaaaggttatATTTGACTCATAAATCAAAAGGAAacatggttacactttattttaaggtgtccttgtcaATAAGACATTTAAGTAACGTTACTGAGTATGTTTATTAGTAGCCTATATTAATGTACACTTACCGTAGGGTTAAGGTTAAGGTTAGTGGTGTGTAATAATTAGCTACTATTGTAAGTATATGGAATGTATAACAAGGACACACTGTAAAAcagtggtcgccaacccgtcgatcgcgatcgaccggtcgatctttatcactgttccagtagctcgcgaaaataacagaaataggagtacaaaaatacattacatttctccagtctttgtactgtatttttgtatttatttttatgttattttctggagacagacagataaaggtaaatagcccaCATAATGTCCGAGTCTGTAAACGGATGTAaacaagaggccagagacgctgaagacggacgtgaagaggagaaaattctgtagcaggcagagctgctcactgttcacgatgctcgaGGAAGAAAATATAACTATTGAATTGGGGGTGAAGGGTTATGAATTTCCCTCTAAAAAAAGATCAGTCTTCAGGAAGATTTCGATGGTAATGACATTTCATTTTCCTCTTACCTctgaataaagtagctaattattagcgcatttcagctttgtttacaacggtaaccaaggaaacgctgtatcactgctgctccataagcgccacctgctgtcagagagtgaatttgcgtcccattcagcctgctgtttttgtgtgtagcatttataatttcacaaagataaagtcagaccgttctgtttttgctttaaatcttgaaattaaatctaattcaaataaaaaacaactgctcatgcaacgtgcgtagcatctttgtttggattgtgattaagAAGCAGTGGTtcctctaatttgaaatggctatgtatttttgtttattataataatattaataataaatatctgcaaccagtatcggAATCagccaatttgcttgtaaaaataaataaataaatcagaatctacaATGACcacgaaaaaaatactaaatacaatctgggctgtctttttctatcaagtagatcttgtctttcaaaaaggtcgaggtcagggatcttgggcttaaaaaggttggtgaccactgctgtaaaataaagcattatattttatgcatacattattttcatgtgtCACACACATATTTGAAGTTGATATTCATTTAACCATGCAAACAATGTTTTCAGTCGAGACCCGCAACACTGCTTATTTTGTGTCTCTCTCTTATCCAACATGCTCAGCTCGCTTCATGGAGCTCTATCTGTGGCTGTATGTGAATGTGCATTTGAAATAGATTGGGTTCACAGACTCACCTGTCTGTTCATGAATATGTAGATTATGGGGTTGAAAACTGTGCTGCTCTTGGCCAGATACATGGGAACTGTGGCGATCACTGGGTCAATGTAAAGGTTTGGGTCTAAGATCACAGACAGGGCGAATGCAGCGTAGGGCAGCCAGGTGAGCAGGAAGGCCATCACCATGACAACCACCATACATGCCACCTGTAGCTCGGCCCTGGCAGTGCTTCCTCCCTCTGACATTTTCAGTCTGCTCACCTGAGGGTAAAATAAACATCCCCAGATGGGGAAAAGCAAAagtgttggtaacactttattttaaggtgacatattactacatgtacttatgATAGTAATAACAGTGAATTATGCATAagtacaagtaactaaccctcaATCAAACCCTAACCGTAACTCTTCAGGGCTTGactttttgctcaccagccatgTGGCTaatggttttccaaagttacaatccactcagcattttcactggccacaattttgacattgataccatAAGGAAAAACCGccatttttaatatctcataatttggcagcaggtatattaggctgctgtcactttaagaccggatgcacggatccattatactgttacacatgcattttctttctcatctgtttacattcacttcaaacataactgactgtgtttacgtgaatactcgccaagaccggcatttgacatcattttgtgtgtacactgcaaaaaatgctgttcttacttagagtttttgtcttgtttcaagGCAAAATATCTTAccgttcttaaatcaagaagcattttcttgacaagtaaaaattattttcttgttttcaggaaaactaagtcaaaattaagtaaatttttccttaaaacaagcaaaataatctgccaatggggtaagaaaaataatcttatttcaaaccaagaataagctatataatcttgttttcagtttgggctaagattattttgcttaccccattggcagattattttgcttgttttaaggaaaaacgtatttaattgtgatttatttttcctgaaaacaagaaaataatttgtacttgtcaagaaaatccttcttgatttaagaactttaagatattttgactaaaaacaagacaaacattctaagtaagaacagcattttttgcagtgtatttgactgtttaagcgcaataagcaGCGAAAAATAACTCAGTTTAATACTGAGAGGCGGCTTTTTGTGCACGCACTTTAAACTGTGAATTTTGAATGGATCCCTTTTGAATTGACTAAACATGACAGAGAAACTAAACATgaatttcaacataaaagtCCACTACAAAGTCCAAGTCAGGAAACATATGACAGCATATACATGTATAAAGTGTTCTAAAcctctataaaaaaaaaaatactacattTTCTGATAGAGACAAATATGACAAATGACTCCCTCTACTGCTCTATTAGCATAAAACTTCCTCTCCTGACTGAGTAGATTTTCCTACCTGCCGCAGGGTCCACAGGAGGCGAGTGTAGGAGATGACAATGACAGAGAAAGGCAGTGCAAAGCAGAGGAGAAAGTAACACATGATGTAGGAGACATTGGCCAAATTTCTGCTGTACCAGTCAGGTGCACAAGACGTCTTCACACCCTCCAGCTCATATCTACCCCATCCAAAAAGAGGTGGGGTGTTCCAGAGGAACGACCAGACCCAGGCCATGACGACTCCTGCGACTGCATGTCTCGTCTGGAAGGTGATGGAACCCACCGGTCTGCAAACCACCAAGCAGCGCTCAACCGCAATTATGGCAACTGAGCACAGGCCAGCAATACCTGTAGGGGTGAGTCAAATCACCTCTGTTTCTACAGCGCTTTATGAGATACAGATTGTTGCAGAATCAATGATGTAAATGGGAAAAATGTAAGTCCTCTTTCTATGTGATAAGAAgcttcaaatattaaaaaaaaataataataaaattgaatgtcttaaaatgtatgaTGATTACATATAGTGTTCATCCTGGTGGTTGTCGTACATTGTTGGTTGTTCCCTGTCTTGTGTTGCAAATTTAAATAGGACAGTAGTGTCATTATTGTCagatcagttcagttcaataactgtgtgAAGTTCAATTATGAAATTAGTTCAATTCAGCTCTACTGataatcttttctaacaatataagtctttactatcactgaataaaagtattcatttctttcaaaaaaaaaaaaaagagaaaaaatattgaccccaaacttttgaacggtagtgtatattgttacaaaatatttatattttaaatgtgctgttatttatttatttatttatttttaactttttttattcatcaaagaatcctgaaaaaagtatcacaggttataaaaaatattaagcagcacaactgtttccaacactgataataaatcatcatattagaatgatttctgaaggatcatgtgacactgaagactggagtaatgatgctgaaaattcagctttgatcacaggaataaattatatttaaaagtatattaaactacactctaaaaaatgctgggttaaaaacaacccaagttgggttgaaaatggacaaactcagcagttgggttatatgtttgggtagttttatttaacccaaatgactatatggctggcttaaaatgaacccaaaataggttggaaattaaaattcagatttataattactagaggaaacaataataatcaaaagatgaacatttattaataagcaattgaataaatgtttattgtttcattattattcattaaacttattaataaatgttcatatattaaacatattaatatacatttccaacatatttggggttcattttaagcaagcaatacagtaatttttaaataaaaataatttatttttgttcaaataaatgcaggcttaacattaaaaatactaATGTGGCCAAACTTGTGACCATTGTTGGTTATTCCCTGTATTTTGTTGCAAAATTTAAAAAGgaaatagtgtcattattcagttcaatttaataactgtgtaaagttaattaattaaaaaatgagtTTAATTCAGCTCTACAGAAAACAATAGTGTGGTTATTCACTTTAAATCAGTTGTCGATGGTTCAATTTAGTTCAATAATGTTACAAAGTtacaaattatgaaattaagTCAATTCAGCTATAAAGTAAAGCAGCactacagaagacaatagtgtcattattctgCTCAATTCAGTTCTCCTTTGTCCACGTTTTTGAGCCTTTtcataaaacacatttaaatttttcaaGAAAAGAGCCCCTTTATTAAGATAGGTGGTTCTGAACTGTTGGAAAGTGACCCAAAAATGGATTGTGGGTATGATCTGATCATGGACAtggagaaaacaaagaaaaaacaaacaaacatttaaccatTTATAGTTAGTGAAAACTGGACTGTttcatggtttaaaaaaaaaaataagatacTCACCAAAGAAGGCTACGGCAAACCCCTCTAGCACACATCCCACCCTGCCCAGGCTGAAGTAGCCCATGGCACTGGTCACTGTGGTTGGCAGTCCTCCAAACATTGCACAACCGAGATCAGCCACAGCTAGGTTGACCAGAGCGAAGTTCAGCGGCTGCCGCAGCTGCCTGTGCTTCAGCGTCACCACGATCACGGTTATGTTCAATATGATGCCAAAAACAGAGAAGAAACCAATAATAACTGCCAGAATAGTGTAGCCCATCCTTGGCATGATGTCATCATTCACTGCACTGGCTGGCATAGTGCTTTCTGATGCAGTTATGGCCATTTCCTCATAGAAGAAGAGCTAGAACACTGATAATACGTATAGTTGAGGAAGATGGCACATAACCTGAACATAAAGAGAGTCTCTGTGAGGAGGGATGCAAAGACTCCTCTGCTCTTTTTATGTCTGAATATGTCCAGCTGGCTTACAGGGAAAATCCTTAGATCCGGATTGTGAATGGAATAATTCTGTCAGATTATGAAGATCTGGAGATCTATGATCACTCATCTTGATTGCCACGTCAAACCATCTTCCTGCCTTATTGACTGATGAGGTCACAGTTGAAGACAAGAAGACCCTGTGTATTAGCCCTGTCTTTTAACCTTCCTTTCATAAGATTAAAATGAGTTTGCCTGCCATCTGAATCACATCAGTTAATTAGGCTACCCAAGGTTGAGTCCTGCCTGCTTATATATTACTGCACAGAGTGCACTGTAGTGTTTTATACTGATTTATGCTTTATGAATAAGTCTTTACTGTGATGGCCTGTCCTAAGGCTCCTGCATACCCTGAATAGAACAAGCGGTTTGGAGAATAGATGGACTATAAATTGCAgtaatgtgcatgtttttttgtggtAGTCCTGTGGTGTATTATTGACATGTCAGTTTGAGGTTGGGATACAGGGAACATAATTGTAAAAGTGACTAAGGTATGGTCTTACTAGTCACTAGATGCTGCTCAGCCTGGTATGGAATTGATGGGTGTTGTGTGTGTTGCTTTGCTGTTTGTTTGGTTATAATCAACTTACTTAATCACCAgtacagtgctcagcataaatgagcacaccccctttgaaaagtaacattttaaataatatctcgatgaacacaaaaacaatttccaaaatgttgacagtTTAATAtcacatctgtttaacttataacatgaaagtaaggttaataatataacttagattacacatttttcagttttattcgaattagggtgatgcaaaaatgagtacaccccattgaaagtctctggagcaaagctaaattttagacttcccatttcatgctgtcagaaatggcaccacatggaagagaaatgtcaccagacctgagaaagaaaataatttctttataccagaaaggtgaaggctacaagaagatcagcaaagctttacttatcagtcagaatactgtagcaaaagtgggacaaaaattttaaaaagatggaactgcgaccatctcacagagacgtccaggaagttaacaccttgacaggagcgtcttctgatgtgAAGGgctgaagaaaatcggcatgcaaatTCAcagcagttatctaaagaagtagaaagccaaactggtgTGACTCTTTCCCatacttttccaacatgacaatgatcctaaacacacatctaaggccactgctggatttctgaagaagaacagggtgaaagtgattcagtggctcctgatctgaaccctatcgaacacctatggggaattctgaagagaatGCAcgtcaatatatatattttagcattttagaaaaatactataatcAGTGTTGAGGAAAGTTACCTCTAAATGTAAAAGtttctttttctcacctgggctgggcttgcttgtttttgttttgtttttaataacaaaaaaaaaaattctattttggcaaatgttaagaccctttcacaccaaaagtgaaatgaataagcctcaggctgaaggaaatgtaTATTTACttctgtacagtagagggcgcagctcaaacaaacctctCAGCtctgctgccattctggattgaaGAAGAATAGATACAGGAGATGAAAGTTCagcactcttatttctaaatctaatctaaattaatttttGCTTGTTAGAATGGTTAAAATAGATCATTAAAGTTTCAGCAgtaaagacattggttaataaaatatgattaaatacataaagtatatttattacTCTCAAAGTATAGTTATTTCTCCAtagggacaggagagctgtcagtcaataaatatgaaaaagtaacttagatattttgttgtaaattgaaaaagtatgttactttactagttacttgaaaaagtaatctgattacgtaactaaagttacttgtaatgtgttatcACCAACACTGACTATGATAGGATtacagaataaataaattacaatctaaaatattaagtaaaataaatatacatttaatttcagcAATTGCTATGCATGTGTTTTTACGATCTTTAAATGAAATAGTGTGATATCATGTATATCAGCTTTATATTGGCCATCGACCACCCTGCTTTCTAAGatactgtaataaaaaaaaatcaatattggTTGACCACTAATAACCACGACATATGCAGTCACTTTTATGCTGTGTCAGTAGCTGGAGCTATGGGAACTCTGCCCAGGAATAGCGACCTCTGGTGCCTGAGTAAATGCGTTTAATCTCTGTTATTTCAGGTCCATATCTCAGTATGCATGAAAGGGGCTCTGCACcattacaaaaatgtattagaaatatacttattttatgctaagtatactacaaatgtatatacacatatttatgtacttaatataaataccctgcaattgtacttttAGTATACTAAattggtatacttaaagtctgctaaattggaagattcaactaaagatatacttttttattgtgctaaagtggaactattgcaagtattctttaggtacactttaaatatcttgcattcAAATCATACTATCCTTACTAATAGtgatattaaacacattttaagcttaatattaagaaatatgcATTGTGCAATATAAAGAAGAactccaaataaagtttaattagaATATGTCAGTATGtcagtaaatatattaatgGGTTTGTAGTTAGGATTAAATGAATTTAGgcctattttaaatacattttggtagttttttttcttctttttttcacaaGGGCAGACTCTGCATCCATTGCCTCTGACATGTTTTCTCACCATCATGCACCTAAGTCGGAAACTCTTAAGAAAATTCATAGTCACCAAAACTCACAATTATGTGTTTTATCTCATAAATACACTCTTTCTgagttttcataatttttataattatgacCTTTACCTTTTTAATAATTTGCCCTCACTTTGAATATCAGGTAAGCTATTgtttaattcaattaaaatttatttctatagcacttttcacaattttacATGGTTGCAAAGCAAATATACAGAAAGTACAGaagtaaatatttgtaaatatgacaaataaagaaaacaacataTTTATAACAAAGAAATTCACATACTTGATCAGACGTTTTATTACTTTAGTGTATTTCTAATGCATTCCAATGTAATACACTTTACCCATTAATGCTACTTTAATGGCACGTTGCACATTGAAATATGGACTGCAGCCCTTTGATCTGTCCaaatattatgaattattaaattaattattaaattgacGCTGACCAGTCCTCAAAAattacacaaaaattaaaatgtcaaataaattcAGAAACGTTAACTGCATAAAATGCAAATCATTTTACTTAATGcatcacatttaaatatgcagcGTAATGCAAGGTCACCAATTCATTTAATTGCGTTTTATGAAACGTTGAAGTGTGCAGAGACGATCGGCAGAGAAATGTTATAGATGGTGTTATTCCATCTGCACACACTGAAACACAAGCAGTTCAGCATGTTTACATTCTTCCACCAACGAACGGAACTGTCTGTGTTTTAGTATGCACACAAGAATAAAACTAATGTTGTGCTGGTTTATGCAATCGCTTCATGTTGCGTTAATGACAGATCATGTCACATAAAAGGGAAGCAAAACTTTCCTGATATTTAATGTTGCGTCTGCtgttttatttcttcaacaGCTTTCATGTTATATGCAGGCCGTTTCACGTTTATTTTCACGCACCACTTACTATGCCTATATTGAGACTTTTCTCAGCAATTCACAGTCCATATAATTTGTGCTGTCATTAATCTGATAATCTGAAAATCTGTTTACTTATAGATGTACTTGTAACAGTATAGAGACAACACAAAGTAAATCCAGTTTTGCCTTGAGTATATCTGTGTGGTGGCGCAACAGCGACCTGAGTTTAAATCCAGCCTGTACTGGTTCCTCTGttcaatatacaaatatatatctgTTCTAATTGTCTCACTGAGGTTCACTGGATAAATAAGTTACTGGTATACTGTGGGTGTCTGTAAAAGGCAAATTCTTAAGCTGtgactttatttataaagattAATTTATTGTAGCCTATTCGAAGCTCACTATAATGATACCATTAGCGCACTTCAAGCTTACTTGGAATGCCAttgcaatgtgttttaaaatcactaaaagtttGTCATCagcataatataaatgtatgttcAACACATTATTGTAATTGAATTGCAATTCTAATGTCACCAAaatacatttgtaaaaaaaaaaaaaaaacagactgtaaaaacggttaaccctctggagtctgaggctgatttggggcttggagaagttttgacatgccctgacatttgtgcttttttcagttgttcataaacatattaatgacaaaagtgtcattacactatattcagcacaaactaggctacaataatatgagaggaacatgtatgtacatgtttgtgtttttgaaggaataacatttatgcgtggttattgaaaaaaacaaaaaacttaagtcactgaaataaggccaaaaaaagtatagtaaatctgtgtttacaagacttctgggtattggaggttgtagactagagtttttgcttcaaaattatgtaaacattatgctgcctattccttcatataaaacaatatattgatttagtttttgtaagacactttttgccaagaaacacagtatgcgaggaggcgtgaatcaccactgaaaatggaccattctcacctgagaagacaaaagaattggatagtaatgagctgaaatgacttgcatattaatgaggcatttcagtcaggtaggctgtgaaaaaaaaccttctgtgatgtctcaagctcatcatgatatatgaaacatacagaaaaatattattacaatataaagtaatggttttatattatactttaaaatataatatatttctgtgatgcaaagagtctgaatataggcttttagtttaaaagcatgcacatttggagaaatattggattctcatatgtttatgtcaattttctatacagaggagttatttttatttaatattcactgtcattactataagcgctggtgttttcaattcatccttgaagtcggagggcgctctgtgctttttctccacaaattcatctaaaagaagaagaggctattccatgaatggagtttccaattcatactgcagcagGAGGGcgtctatagaagaaaagaaaacaggaactaactgcatgtcttctagagctcgctaaccatgacttttacatccagataaacacttttcaagacaataaatacacgattgagatgatgaatgcatgtattgcctctgaatttgcatctgaatagcgctggctccgtgggtgtggccgcattagcggataatgagctgaatcacggacttctgacatggctctcttttcatacagattacataaacacagaaggtttgttttcgatttgacttacatgatttaaaacctgacatcttaacgtttttttagacataagcgtaatttttctgtgattagtattcactaagttacagttaattttctgagaactatcagattggacttcgttcagagggagaggataaatcacgcatcatgttagttttctttattttacaaaaagcacaacattgtgtttttactctgagtgtacacaaataaaagaagatattctatagtttcaattgatatattacttatgtctctatgaaaaaaaatgacggagtattttaagtctgttttgctgcaatgtgaaaaaaaaccctgcaaaacgtgccggcgcgttttcagacctcagactGTTAAAGCCTGTAAAAATGCTACGGTAAAAACCTGTTAATTTTTTGATAGTAAATTCCCTTATTTTATCAGAGAGTGTTTGTGTTAGCATGTCAGTATATTATAAAGGTGTAaaacagttccctttcgaaTGGAACCTGAATGCTTCTGCGTGACCGGTGTCTGAAGCAAGTGTGAAAACACACCAATCTTGATTGGCTGACATGAGATAAGGTGACGTAGCATATTGTGTCAGCAAGACCATAAAAGGGCATCCATGTTACGGAATCCCCAGCTTCTTTTGTCTTCAGGAATCCGCTTGTCTGTTTGCATTTGTGATATCGTTTGTCATATTGTTTGTCTCACTCTGTGACCAGCAGAAATGCTAAGTTAGATGTTGTGTGTTGCTGTGCTACCACTTTATTACTGGGGAAGACACGCATGGTCTGTGTGTTATGTGTTTGGGAGCAGAGCATGCTCAGTCAGCCCTCGAAAACACTGAGAGCGTTTAATGATGAGGAAACTCTAGTCCTGCTGGCTCTCTTCTCGAGCGATCAGAGTCAGGCATTTGTGCCTCATGATTCGAGTCCCGTTTCTGCTGAGGTGGCAGAGGTGGAGCTTGAGACAGGTGTTCTCCTATCTCTTGTCCTTTCTACTGACTCTGAAAGCAACCTCACGGGTTGGATTTGCTGAGGCGGCATGTGGATTATGCTTGCAGTTTGAGACGAGAGCAGACTGGTGTTCCCCTTTCTCTAGCTGCGTGCAACTGATCCCGAGTTGTTTAAGTAAGAACACACATTCAGTATATTCTAACATGACTGTGTAACAACTTGTCTGGACTGCATTTGTCTCTGTGGAGTAAGATGATAAAAATGCATCTTGCTTGAAGGAGTAGTtacatatgtgaaaaaaaatctcagtgaccccaggcaacaaaatgtaattttgtaacaaaataatatttttttttcttttaaacaaatgtaattttactcagcttatatttttttttggaggatttctgatatttttaaaatttatataaataaataaaaaaaatatttttaaaataggtttttatacaaaaacagcttttatgtaaaattcactttagaaaacacccacatttctaactttcattcatggggataacatggataatttgacatggtttagagtaagatttttgcccatcttctGGAAAATGccgttttaaaagtaaaaaaattattactttatcTCCTGCATGTGTGGAGTCAGTCCTTGTCGTTATGGGCACCATCAGGCATTAAAAAAAGCTTTGCGAGTCATAAAGGTTACATGCAATGCATCTGTACCCTTTCTAAGTGGAAGACCATGGTTATTGACCAAGGGTCCCACGCTTGGGGCGTATTGCCATCACAAAACAGTAATAACGGCTCTGGTTGGAGCATACAGGTGGTGGAGTGGCAAGCGGAAGTGGTCTAGTTTGCCTCAGAGGAGTTTACCCACTGTCCGCTCTGGTTCGCCAAGCCCGAGTCCACCTATTATTAGTGGCTCCTTTCTGACCAGTCTGAGTCTGGTTCTAGGATGTAGTGTCTCTCCTGGATGGCATTCCTTGGGTGATTCCCATTCCCATTCCAGACCTCCTGTTTAAGTGCTGACTGGAGATTTGGAAACTTTGGGTCTGGCCTGTCAACTGAGGTTATTGAGATGATTCTGAGTTtcagagctccctccacaagGAAATTGTATGCCGTAAAATGGCAGCTCTTGGAGTTGTGGTGCCAACAATACCACTTGAACCCAGAGCACTGCCAGGTTGATAAAGTGTGGGAGTTCCTCCATGAGTGCCTCTCAGCAGGGTAGAGCTTCTGTGGGAGTCACCCTTTGGTGTCTGAATTTTTGTGTGGTGAGGGCAGCTGAGGCCTATCTGGAAAGAACAAATTCTTTCTTGGGACCCTTTTGTGTTCTGGAAAGGTTCATCAGAGGCTCCATTTATTCCCTTAGATTCAGCCTCAGAGTAGTTATGGATGCTTTAAGTGGCTCTTTTATTAGCATTGACTTAATTTAGAAGAGCACGAGACCTGCAGGCCTTTTCAGTAGCCTTCTCCTGCTTGGAATAGaccatattacatttaaaaacagtccTTGAGGGGGCTGACTGTGTTCATTGTGAGCATTTCTCCATAATCCTAATCGCTCCCGCCTGTCTCTCTTCTTGAGGGATGGGAGTCAGGCTTCTGCTCCCTGTGGTTCTGAGGCAGCGAGGCGGTTTAGATTATGGTAGAGTTGGCAGAGGATCTTGAGATGGATGTTCCCTTTTCTCTTGCGATATCCACAAACTCTGAGGATCCTGTTTTGGATTTGGAAGATTCACCTATTATGTCCAGTCTGGGCTCTAAGGATCTACGTCCACCGCTCAGGCCACTGGCTTAAATCCTCTCAACTGTTGATCTGCTTTGGAACATATCAGGTTATGTATTCAAAGGGAACAAGAAGCTGAATCACGTTGCCACACTTCAGG encodes:
- the parapinopsina gene encoding parapinopsin a; this encodes MPRMGYTILAVIIGFFSVFGIILNITVIVVTLKHRQLRQPLNFALVNLAVADLGCAMFGGLPTTVTSAMGYFSLGRVGCVLEGFAVAFFGIAGLCSVAIIAVERCLVVCRPVGSITFQTRHAVAGVVMAWVWSFLWNTPPLFGWGRYELEGVKTSCAPDWYSRNLANVSYIMCYFLLCFALPFSVIVISYTRLLWTLRQVSRLKMSEGGSTARAELQVACMVVVMVMAFLLTWLPYAAFALSVILDPNLYIDPVIATVPMYLAKSSTVFNPIIYIFMNRQFREHAVPFLLCGRNPWAAEPVSEEETTVSFIGRSNKISPSSSQINEGHSLRFSEKVMAGENICSSVTDLVVWQQDGDGSEQLVSDHNLHQIPIVGLFPGELLLQTS